In the genome of Cryptomeria japonica chromosome 8, Sugi_1.0, whole genome shotgun sequence, one region contains:
- the LOC131857544 gene encoding uncharacterized protein LOC131857544 encodes MGDFNTPLTEAEKFGGSKIQIDSKLDLANFINGQGLVELDLSGASFTWSNRRVGTDLIQPKHGSRRRFPFRFEKMCLSHPNLSTSVKDWWNVQVDDSVMFWVAKKLRYHNIIAQEETFWRQRSRALWLKDGDKNTRFFHISTLKHRATNRIDHLMKNVRRFDNEHEISRVVDFFVALLKKVALLDLEAQNMLVGAIPKILSGSQNHILVANPSKEDIRSVVFSFDRSKAPCPDGFPMFFFQHFWDVVGEDVSNVVKEFFGARSLLKKLNATFIVLIPKKKGVDNLDAFKPIRLYNSFYKIISKVLTLRLLGVLPLLISPQKNVFVPGRQILDSIIIVHENIHSLLEVKSQGFLQKLDIVKSCDRVDWCFLKKILQAFGFSGKADDVKNPDNPNVSASPLSYKETGNVGVGGIADLHPKSDELNDKREDYENVLGMARDHAIDTFNLFKWLFHELKEIQINQRALGSKMDSLPTGSSLGNLNNNGNWIEAENNSVMNCIEKIGEGVDQLKTRLEECITQVEEGYNKI; translated from the exons atgggggattttaatacccctctCACAGAAGCTGAGAAATTTGGGGGATCCAAGATACAGATTGACAGCAAATTGGACTTAGCTAACTTCATCAATGGTCAAGGTCTGGTTGAATTGGATTTATCTGGAGCTTCTTTCACTTGGTCCAATCGTCGTGTTGGTACCGACctgattcaa CCTAAACATGGTTCGCGAAGGAGGTTTccgtttagatttgagaaaatgtgtctATCCCACCCAAACCTTTCCACTAGTGTGAAGGATTGGTGGAATGTTCAAGTGGATGATTCTGTTATGTTCTGGGTTGCTAAAAAGTTAAG ATACCACAATATTATAGCTCAGGAAGAGACCTTTTGGAGGCAGAGATCTCGAGCCTTATGGCTCAAGGATGGTGATAAAAACACCAGATTCTTCCATATCTCTACCCTTAAACATAGGGCTACAAATAGAATTGACCACCTGATGAAGAATGTGAGAAGATTTGATAATGAGCATGAAATAAGTAgagttgttgatttttttgttgCTCTTCTGAAGAAAGTTGCGTTGTTGGACCTGGAGGCTCAGAATATGTTGGTTGGTGCTATACCTAAAATCCTATCTGGGAGCCAAAATCATATTCTTGTTGCCAATCCTTCTAAGGAGGATATTAGgagtgttgtcttttcttttgaccGCAGTAAAGCTCCATGCCCTGATggctttcctatgtttttctttcaacaCTTTTGGGATGTGGTAGGGGAAGATGTGTCcaatgttgttaaagaattttttggagctaGATCTCTGCTGAAGAaattgaatgctaccttcattgtcctcatTCCTAAGAAGAAAGGGGTTGATAATTTGGATGCTTTTAAGCCTATTAGATTGTACAACTCCTTCTACAAAATTATTTCCAAGGTCCTTACATTGAGGTTGCTAGGTGTTCTTCCTCTTCTAATCTCCCCTCAGAAAAATGTCTTTGTGCCAGGAAGACAGATTCTTGACTCCATCATCATtgttcatgaaaacattcattcactTTTGGAGGTGAAGTCTCAAGGCTTTCTTCAGAAATTGGACATTGTTAAATCTTGTGATAGGGTGGATTGGTGCTTCTTAAAAAAAATTCTTCAGGCTTTTGGTTTCTCTGGAAAG GCAGATGATGTTAAGAACCCTGATAACCCTAATGTCTCGGCCTCTCCTTTGTCCTATAAGGAGACTGGTAATGTGGGTGTGGGTGGTATTGCAGACCTTCATCCTAAAAgtgatgagctaaatgataagagggaggattatgaaaatgtgttgggGATGGCTCGTGATCATGCAATTGACACCTTCAATTTATTCAAGTGGTTGTTTCATGAACTTAAAGAGATTCAGATTAACCAAAGAGCCCTGGGAAGCAAAATGGATTCTCTCCCTACTGGTTCTTCTCTTGGTAATCTAAATAACAATGGGAATTGGATTGAGGCTGAGAATAATTCGGTCATGAATTGTATCGAGAAAATAGGGGAAGGGGTTGATCAGCTGAAGACAAGGCTGGAGGAATGCATCACCCAGGTTGAGGAAGGCTACAACAAGATCTAG